From Bombus vancouverensis nearcticus chromosome 15, iyBomVanc1_principal, whole genome shotgun sequence, the proteins below share one genomic window:
- the Med gene encoding smad/Smad4 homolog Medea isoform X6 → MVGLAGGGGHLYPSPPMQPNPELREMTGIAPSAPTSADACLSIVHSLMCHRQGGESEGFSKRAIESLVKKLKEKRDELDSLITAITTNGAHPSKCVTIQRTLDGRLQVAGRKGFPHVIYARIWRWPDLHKNELKHVKYCQFAFDLKCDSVCVNPYHYERVVSPGIDPFFTDLSGLTLQSGVGVGPGGRLVKDEYSVGGGGSAAAGAVGSAMDVDGEMNQTIQHHPPAQPTSSNSTQPSQQTFIPGLAPPNPIVHPMSHTVGSQQQSLSTSSGGSGAQILSPSQGQSTETFYGTNTPPQDLNQPPTVDALAASLGEGQNSPVSPVHLHHPSGFPVGTAAYNSGAPQWTGPNTLTYTQSMQPPDHRHLHPTSYWGGHGGEVGGNIGGLLSTQPAPEYWCSVGYFELDTQVGETFKVSSSCPTVTVDGYVDPSGGNRFCLGALSNVHRTEQSEKARLHIGKGVVLDLRGEGDVWLRCLSEHSVFVQSYYLDREAGRAPGDAVHKIYPSAYIKVFDLRQCHKQMRGQAATAQAAAAAQAAAVAGHLTHGAPITKSLSAAAGIGVDDLRRLCILRLSFVKGWGPDYPRQSIKETPCWIEVHLHRALQLLDEVLHTMPIDGPRGIE, encoded by the exons ATGGTTGGATTGGCGGGCGGGGGAGGTCATCTGTATCCCTCGCCCCCAATGCAACCTAATCCAGAAT TGAGAGAAATGACTGGAATTGCTCCTAGTGCACCGACAAGTGCGGATGCTTGTTTAAGTATTGTACATTCTCTCATGTGTCATCGTCAAGGAGGTGAAAGTGAAGGATTTAGTAAGAGAGCTATTGAATCATTGGTTAAAAAGCTTAAG GAGAAACGAGATGAATTAGATAGCTTAATAACTGCTATTACTACAAATGGAGCTCATCCCAGTAAATGTGTTACGATACAAAGAACTCTAGATGGTAGGCTACAAGTTGCTGGTCGTAAGGGTTTCCCACATGTTATTTATGCTCGAATCTGGAGATGGCCGGATTTACACAAGAATGAATTGAAACACGTCAAGTACTGCCAATTTGCTTTTGACTTAAAATGTGATTCTGTATGTGTAAATCCATATCACTATGAGAGAGTTGTATCTCCTGGCATAG ACCCGTTCTTTACAGACCTATCTGGACTAACTCTGCAATCAGGAGTAGGCGTAGGACCAGGTGGTAGATTAGTCAAAGATGAATATTCAGTTGGTGGTGGAGGAAGTGCAGCAGCTGGAGCAGTAGGATCCGCAATGGATGTTGATGGAGAAATGAACCAAACTATTCAACATCATCCACCTGCTCAACCCACTTCGTCTAATAGCACTCAGCCATCTCAACAGACTTTTATACCAGGTCTAGCACCGCCTAATCCAA TAGTACATCCAATGAGTCACACCGTAGGTAGCCAACAGCAGTCATTGAGTACATCTAGTGGAGGCAGTGGGGCACAGATACTGAGCCCTTCACAAGGACAATCCACTGAAACATTTTATGGAACAAATACACCTCCTCAAGATCTTAATCAACCACCTACTGTTGATGCATTAGCAGCATCTTTAG GTGAAGGTCAAAATTCTCCTGTATCACCTGTACACCTTCATCATCCAAGTGGATTTCCAGTAGGTACAGCTGCTTATAATTCAGGAGCACCACAGTGGACTGGACCTAATACTCTTACATATACTCAAAGTATGCAGCCTCCAGATCATAGACATCTTCATCCTACCTCCTATT GGGGTGGCCATGGAGGTGAAGTAGGTGGAAACATTGGTGGTTTATTATCTACACAGCCAGCACCAGAATATTGGTGTTCAGTTGGTTACTTTGAATTAGATACTCAAGTAGGCGAAACGTTTAAAGTAAGCAGCAGTTGCCCTACCGTAACAGTCGATGGTTATGTCGATCCAAGCGGCGGTAATAGATTTTGCTTAGGAGCTTTGAGTAATGTACACAGAACAGAACAAAGCGAAAAAGCTCGTCTTCATATAG GAAAAGGAGTTGTGTTAGATTTAAGGGGCGAAGGAGACGTTTGGTTAAGATGCCTAAGTGAACATAGTGTTTTTGTACAGTCTTATTATTTAGACAGGGAAGCAGGTCGTGCACCCGGTGACGCTGTGCATAAAATTTATCCCTCTGCATATATTAAAGTCTTTGATTTACGGCAATGTCATAAGCAAATGAGAGGACAAGCCGCTACTGCACAAGCCGCAGCTGCGGCACAAGCCGCAGCTGTAGCGGGACACTTAACGCACGGTGCACCAATTACGAAAA GTCTTAGTGCAGCAGCAGGAATAGGTGTAGATGATCTTCGACGACTTTGCATTTTGCGTTTAAGTTTTGTAAAGGGTTGGGGTCCTGATTATCCACGACAAAGTATAAAAGAAACTCCATGCTGGATAGAG GTGCACTTACATCGAGCCCTTCAATTGCTGGATGAAGTCTTGCATACTATGCCAATAGATGGTCCACGGGgaattgaataa
- the Med gene encoding smad/Smad4 homolog Medea isoform X5, with translation MVGLAGGGGHLYPSPPMQPNPELREMTGIAPSAPTSADACLSIVHSLMCHRQGGESEGFSKRAIESLVKKLKEKRDELDSLITAITTNGAHPSKCVTIQRTLDGRLQVAGRKGFPHVIYARIWRWPDLHKNELKHVKYCQFAFDLKCDSVCVNPYHYERVVSPGIDPFFTDLSGLTLQSGVGVGPGGRLVKDEYSVGGGGSAAAGAVGSAMDVDGEMNQTIQHHPPAQPTSSNSTQPSQQTFIPGLAPPNPTVVHPMSHTVGSQQQSLSTSSGGSGAQILSPSQGQSTETFYGTNTPPQDLNQPPTVDALAASLGEGQNSPVSPVHLHHPSGFPVGTAAYNSGAPQWTGPNTLTYTQSMQPPDHRHLHPTSYWGGHGGEVGGNIGGLLSTQPAPEYWCSVGYFELDTQVGETFKVSSSCPTVTVDGYVDPSGGNRFCLGALSNVHRTEQSEKARLHIGKGVVLDLRGEGDVWLRCLSEHSVFVQSYYLDREAGRAPGDAVHKIYPSAYIKVFDLRQCHKQMRGQAATAQAAAAAQAAAVAGHLTHGAPITKSLSAAAGIGVDDLRRLCILRLSFVKGWGPDYPRQSIKETPCWIEVHLHRALQLLDEVLHTMPIDGPRGIE, from the exons ATGGTTGGATTGGCGGGCGGGGGAGGTCATCTGTATCCCTCGCCCCCAATGCAACCTAATCCAGAAT TGAGAGAAATGACTGGAATTGCTCCTAGTGCACCGACAAGTGCGGATGCTTGTTTAAGTATTGTACATTCTCTCATGTGTCATCGTCAAGGAGGTGAAAGTGAAGGATTTAGTAAGAGAGCTATTGAATCATTGGTTAAAAAGCTTAAG GAGAAACGAGATGAATTAGATAGCTTAATAACTGCTATTACTACAAATGGAGCTCATCCCAGTAAATGTGTTACGATACAAAGAACTCTAGATGGTAGGCTACAAGTTGCTGGTCGTAAGGGTTTCCCACATGTTATTTATGCTCGAATCTGGAGATGGCCGGATTTACACAAGAATGAATTGAAACACGTCAAGTACTGCCAATTTGCTTTTGACTTAAAATGTGATTCTGTATGTGTAAATCCATATCACTATGAGAGAGTTGTATCTCCTGGCATAG ACCCGTTCTTTACAGACCTATCTGGACTAACTCTGCAATCAGGAGTAGGCGTAGGACCAGGTGGTAGATTAGTCAAAGATGAATATTCAGTTGGTGGTGGAGGAAGTGCAGCAGCTGGAGCAGTAGGATCCGCAATGGATGTTGATGGAGAAATGAACCAAACTATTCAACATCATCCACCTGCTCAACCCACTTCGTCTAATAGCACTCAGCCATCTCAACAGACTTTTATACCAGGTCTAGCACCGCCTAATCCAA CAGTAGTACATCCAATGAGTCACACCGTAGGTAGCCAACAGCAGTCATTGAGTACATCTAGTGGAGGCAGTGGGGCACAGATACTGAGCCCTTCACAAGGACAATCCACTGAAACATTTTATGGAACAAATACACCTCCTCAAGATCTTAATCAACCACCTACTGTTGATGCATTAGCAGCATCTTTAG GTGAAGGTCAAAATTCTCCTGTATCACCTGTACACCTTCATCATCCAAGTGGATTTCCAGTAGGTACAGCTGCTTATAATTCAGGAGCACCACAGTGGACTGGACCTAATACTCTTACATATACTCAAAGTATGCAGCCTCCAGATCATAGACATCTTCATCCTACCTCCTATT GGGGTGGCCATGGAGGTGAAGTAGGTGGAAACATTGGTGGTTTATTATCTACACAGCCAGCACCAGAATATTGGTGTTCAGTTGGTTACTTTGAATTAGATACTCAAGTAGGCGAAACGTTTAAAGTAAGCAGCAGTTGCCCTACCGTAACAGTCGATGGTTATGTCGATCCAAGCGGCGGTAATAGATTTTGCTTAGGAGCTTTGAGTAATGTACACAGAACAGAACAAAGCGAAAAAGCTCGTCTTCATATAG GAAAAGGAGTTGTGTTAGATTTAAGGGGCGAAGGAGACGTTTGGTTAAGATGCCTAAGTGAACATAGTGTTTTTGTACAGTCTTATTATTTAGACAGGGAAGCAGGTCGTGCACCCGGTGACGCTGTGCATAAAATTTATCCCTCTGCATATATTAAAGTCTTTGATTTACGGCAATGTCATAAGCAAATGAGAGGACAAGCCGCTACTGCACAAGCCGCAGCTGCGGCACAAGCCGCAGCTGTAGCGGGACACTTAACGCACGGTGCACCAATTACGAAAA GTCTTAGTGCAGCAGCAGGAATAGGTGTAGATGATCTTCGACGACTTTGCATTTTGCGTTTAAGTTTTGTAAAGGGTTGGGGTCCTGATTATCCACGACAAAGTATAAAAGAAACTCCATGCTGGATAGAG GTGCACTTACATCGAGCCCTTCAATTGCTGGATGAAGTCTTGCATACTATGCCAATAGATGGTCCACGGGgaattgaataa
- the Med gene encoding smad/Smad4 homolog Medea isoform X7 yields the protein MVGLAGGGGHLYPSPPMQPNPELREMTGIAPSAPTSADACLSIVHSLMCHRQGGESEGFSKRAIESLVKKLKEKRDELDSLITAITTNGAHPSKCVTIQRTLDGRLQVAGRKGFPHVIYARIWRWPDLHKNELKHVKYCQFAFDLKCDSVCVNPYHYERVVSPGIDPFFTDLSGLTLQSGVGVGPGGRLVKDEYSVGGGGSAAAGAVGSAMDVDGEMNQTIQHHPPAQPTSSNSTQPSQQTFIPGLAPPNPSSQQQSLSTSSGGSGAQILSPSQGQSTETFYGTNTPPQDLNQPPTVDALAASLGEGQNSPVSPVHLHHPSGFPVGTAAYNSGAPQWTGPNTLTYTQSMQPPDHRHLHPTSYWGGHGGEVGGNIGGLLSTQPAPEYWCSVGYFELDTQVGETFKVSSSCPTVTVDGYVDPSGGNRFCLGALSNVHRTEQSEKARLHIGKGVVLDLRGEGDVWLRCLSEHSVFVQSYYLDREAGRAPGDAVHKIYPSAYIKVFDLRQCHKQMRGQAATAQAAAAAQAAAVAGHLTHGAPITKSLSAAAGIGVDDLRRLCILRLSFVKGWGPDYPRQSIKETPCWIEVHLHRALQLLDEVLHTMPIDGPRGIE from the exons ATGGTTGGATTGGCGGGCGGGGGAGGTCATCTGTATCCCTCGCCCCCAATGCAACCTAATCCAGAAT TGAGAGAAATGACTGGAATTGCTCCTAGTGCACCGACAAGTGCGGATGCTTGTTTAAGTATTGTACATTCTCTCATGTGTCATCGTCAAGGAGGTGAAAGTGAAGGATTTAGTAAGAGAGCTATTGAATCATTGGTTAAAAAGCTTAAG GAGAAACGAGATGAATTAGATAGCTTAATAACTGCTATTACTACAAATGGAGCTCATCCCAGTAAATGTGTTACGATACAAAGAACTCTAGATGGTAGGCTACAAGTTGCTGGTCGTAAGGGTTTCCCACATGTTATTTATGCTCGAATCTGGAGATGGCCGGATTTACACAAGAATGAATTGAAACACGTCAAGTACTGCCAATTTGCTTTTGACTTAAAATGTGATTCTGTATGTGTAAATCCATATCACTATGAGAGAGTTGTATCTCCTGGCATAG ACCCGTTCTTTACAGACCTATCTGGACTAACTCTGCAATCAGGAGTAGGCGTAGGACCAGGTGGTAGATTAGTCAAAGATGAATATTCAGTTGGTGGTGGAGGAAGTGCAGCAGCTGGAGCAGTAGGATCCGCAATGGATGTTGATGGAGAAATGAACCAAACTATTCAACATCATCCACCTGCTCAACCCACTTCGTCTAATAGCACTCAGCCATCTCAACAGACTTTTATACCAGGTCTAGCACCGCCTAATCCAA GTAGCCAACAGCAGTCATTGAGTACATCTAGTGGAGGCAGTGGGGCACAGATACTGAGCCCTTCACAAGGACAATCCACTGAAACATTTTATGGAACAAATACACCTCCTCAAGATCTTAATCAACCACCTACTGTTGATGCATTAGCAGCATCTTTAG GTGAAGGTCAAAATTCTCCTGTATCACCTGTACACCTTCATCATCCAAGTGGATTTCCAGTAGGTACAGCTGCTTATAATTCAGGAGCACCACAGTGGACTGGACCTAATACTCTTACATATACTCAAAGTATGCAGCCTCCAGATCATAGACATCTTCATCCTACCTCCTATT GGGGTGGCCATGGAGGTGAAGTAGGTGGAAACATTGGTGGTTTATTATCTACACAGCCAGCACCAGAATATTGGTGTTCAGTTGGTTACTTTGAATTAGATACTCAAGTAGGCGAAACGTTTAAAGTAAGCAGCAGTTGCCCTACCGTAACAGTCGATGGTTATGTCGATCCAAGCGGCGGTAATAGATTTTGCTTAGGAGCTTTGAGTAATGTACACAGAACAGAACAAAGCGAAAAAGCTCGTCTTCATATAG GAAAAGGAGTTGTGTTAGATTTAAGGGGCGAAGGAGACGTTTGGTTAAGATGCCTAAGTGAACATAGTGTTTTTGTACAGTCTTATTATTTAGACAGGGAAGCAGGTCGTGCACCCGGTGACGCTGTGCATAAAATTTATCCCTCTGCATATATTAAAGTCTTTGATTTACGGCAATGTCATAAGCAAATGAGAGGACAAGCCGCTACTGCACAAGCCGCAGCTGCGGCACAAGCCGCAGCTGTAGCGGGACACTTAACGCACGGTGCACCAATTACGAAAA GTCTTAGTGCAGCAGCAGGAATAGGTGTAGATGATCTTCGACGACTTTGCATTTTGCGTTTAAGTTTTGTAAAGGGTTGGGGTCCTGATTATCCACGACAAAGTATAAAAGAAACTCCATGCTGGATAGAG GTGCACTTACATCGAGCCCTTCAATTGCTGGATGAAGTCTTGCATACTATGCCAATAGATGGTCCACGGGgaattgaataa
- the Med gene encoding smad/Smad4 homolog Medea isoform X2, with the protein MVGLAGGGGHLYPSPPMQPNPELREMTGIAPSAPTSADACLSIVHSLMCHRQGGESEGFSKRAIESLVKKLKEKRDELDSLITAITTNGAHPSKCVTIQRTLDGRLQVAGRKGFPHVIYARIWRWPDLHKNELKHVKYCQFAFDLKCDSVCVNPYHYERVVSPGIDPFFTDLSGLTLQSGVGVGPGGRLVKDEYSVGGGGSAAAGAVGSAMDVDGEMNQTIQHHPPAQPTSSNSTQPSQQTFIPGLAPPNPTSGEGMFGSNGGGNNGGNPHNKLDDNNCPRQTWIPTPHHPTTRNIHHLVHPMSHTVGSQQQSLSTSSGGSGAQILSPSQGQSTETFYGTNTPPQDLNQPPTVDALAASLGEGQNSPVSPVHLHHPSGFPVGTAAYNSGAPQWTGPNTLTYTQSMQPPDHRHLHPTSYWGGHGGEVGGNIGGLLSTQPAPEYWCSVGYFELDTQVGETFKVSSSCPTVTVDGYVDPSGGNRFCLGALSNVHRTEQSEKARLHIGKGVVLDLRGEGDVWLRCLSEHSVFVQSYYLDREAGRAPGDAVHKIYPSAYIKVFDLRQCHKQMRGQAATAQAAAAAQAAAVAGHLTHGAPITKSLSAAAGIGVDDLRRLCILRLSFVKGWGPDYPRQSIKETPCWIEVHLHRALQLLDEVLHTMPIDGPRGIE; encoded by the exons ATGGTTGGATTGGCGGGCGGGGGAGGTCATCTGTATCCCTCGCCCCCAATGCAACCTAATCCAGAAT TGAGAGAAATGACTGGAATTGCTCCTAGTGCACCGACAAGTGCGGATGCTTGTTTAAGTATTGTACATTCTCTCATGTGTCATCGTCAAGGAGGTGAAAGTGAAGGATTTAGTAAGAGAGCTATTGAATCATTGGTTAAAAAGCTTAAG GAGAAACGAGATGAATTAGATAGCTTAATAACTGCTATTACTACAAATGGAGCTCATCCCAGTAAATGTGTTACGATACAAAGAACTCTAGATGGTAGGCTACAAGTTGCTGGTCGTAAGGGTTTCCCACATGTTATTTATGCTCGAATCTGGAGATGGCCGGATTTACACAAGAATGAATTGAAACACGTCAAGTACTGCCAATTTGCTTTTGACTTAAAATGTGATTCTGTATGTGTAAATCCATATCACTATGAGAGAGTTGTATCTCCTGGCATAG ACCCGTTCTTTACAGACCTATCTGGACTAACTCTGCAATCAGGAGTAGGCGTAGGACCAGGTGGTAGATTAGTCAAAGATGAATATTCAGTTGGTGGTGGAGGAAGTGCAGCAGCTGGAGCAGTAGGATCCGCAATGGATGTTGATGGAGAAATGAACCAAACTATTCAACATCATCCACCTGCTCAACCCACTTCGTCTAATAGCACTCAGCCATCTCAACAGACTTTTATACCAGGTCTAGCACCGCCTAATCCAA CTAGTGGTGAGGGTATGTTTGGCAGTAATGGGGGAGGGAATAATGGTGGTAATCCACACAATAAATTGGATGACAATAATTGCCCCAGACAAACCTGGATTCCTACACCTCATCATCCTACAACACGTAACATTCATCATC TAGTACATCCAATGAGTCACACCGTAGGTAGCCAACAGCAGTCATTGAGTACATCTAGTGGAGGCAGTGGGGCACAGATACTGAGCCCTTCACAAGGACAATCCACTGAAACATTTTATGGAACAAATACACCTCCTCAAGATCTTAATCAACCACCTACTGTTGATGCATTAGCAGCATCTTTAG GTGAAGGTCAAAATTCTCCTGTATCACCTGTACACCTTCATCATCCAAGTGGATTTCCAGTAGGTACAGCTGCTTATAATTCAGGAGCACCACAGTGGACTGGACCTAATACTCTTACATATACTCAAAGTATGCAGCCTCCAGATCATAGACATCTTCATCCTACCTCCTATT GGGGTGGCCATGGAGGTGAAGTAGGTGGAAACATTGGTGGTTTATTATCTACACAGCCAGCACCAGAATATTGGTGTTCAGTTGGTTACTTTGAATTAGATACTCAAGTAGGCGAAACGTTTAAAGTAAGCAGCAGTTGCCCTACCGTAACAGTCGATGGTTATGTCGATCCAAGCGGCGGTAATAGATTTTGCTTAGGAGCTTTGAGTAATGTACACAGAACAGAACAAAGCGAAAAAGCTCGTCTTCATATAG GAAAAGGAGTTGTGTTAGATTTAAGGGGCGAAGGAGACGTTTGGTTAAGATGCCTAAGTGAACATAGTGTTTTTGTACAGTCTTATTATTTAGACAGGGAAGCAGGTCGTGCACCCGGTGACGCTGTGCATAAAATTTATCCCTCTGCATATATTAAAGTCTTTGATTTACGGCAATGTCATAAGCAAATGAGAGGACAAGCCGCTACTGCACAAGCCGCAGCTGCGGCACAAGCCGCAGCTGTAGCGGGACACTTAACGCACGGTGCACCAATTACGAAAA GTCTTAGTGCAGCAGCAGGAATAGGTGTAGATGATCTTCGACGACTTTGCATTTTGCGTTTAAGTTTTGTAAAGGGTTGGGGTCCTGATTATCCACGACAAAGTATAAAAGAAACTCCATGCTGGATAGAG GTGCACTTACATCGAGCCCTTCAATTGCTGGATGAAGTCTTGCATACTATGCCAATAGATGGTCCACGGGgaattgaataa
- the Med gene encoding smad/Smad4 homolog Medea isoform X4 has protein sequence MVGLAGGGGHLYPSPPMQPNPELREMTGIAPSAPTSADACLSIVHSLMCHRQGGESEGFSKRAIESLVKKLKEKRDELDSLITAITTNGAHPSKCVTIQRTLDGRLQVAGRKGFPHVIYARIWRWPDLHKNELKHVKYCQFAFDLKCDSVCVNPYHYERVVSPGIDPFFTDLSGLTLQSGVGVGPGGRLVKDEYSVGGGGSAAAGAVGSAMDVDGEMNQTIQHHPPAQPTSSNSTQPSQQTFIPGLAPPNPTSGEGMFGSNGGGNNGGNPHNKLDDNNCPRQTWIPTPHHPTTRNIHHRSQQQSLSTSSGGSGAQILSPSQGQSTETFYGTNTPPQDLNQPPTVDALAASLGEGQNSPVSPVHLHHPSGFPVGTAAYNSGAPQWTGPNTLTYTQSMQPPDHRHLHPTSYWGGHGGEVGGNIGGLLSTQPAPEYWCSVGYFELDTQVGETFKVSSSCPTVTVDGYVDPSGGNRFCLGALSNVHRTEQSEKARLHIGKGVVLDLRGEGDVWLRCLSEHSVFVQSYYLDREAGRAPGDAVHKIYPSAYIKVFDLRQCHKQMRGQAATAQAAAAAQAAAVAGHLTHGAPITKSLSAAAGIGVDDLRRLCILRLSFVKGWGPDYPRQSIKETPCWIEVHLHRALQLLDEVLHTMPIDGPRGIE, from the exons ATGGTTGGATTGGCGGGCGGGGGAGGTCATCTGTATCCCTCGCCCCCAATGCAACCTAATCCAGAAT TGAGAGAAATGACTGGAATTGCTCCTAGTGCACCGACAAGTGCGGATGCTTGTTTAAGTATTGTACATTCTCTCATGTGTCATCGTCAAGGAGGTGAAAGTGAAGGATTTAGTAAGAGAGCTATTGAATCATTGGTTAAAAAGCTTAAG GAGAAACGAGATGAATTAGATAGCTTAATAACTGCTATTACTACAAATGGAGCTCATCCCAGTAAATGTGTTACGATACAAAGAACTCTAGATGGTAGGCTACAAGTTGCTGGTCGTAAGGGTTTCCCACATGTTATTTATGCTCGAATCTGGAGATGGCCGGATTTACACAAGAATGAATTGAAACACGTCAAGTACTGCCAATTTGCTTTTGACTTAAAATGTGATTCTGTATGTGTAAATCCATATCACTATGAGAGAGTTGTATCTCCTGGCATAG ACCCGTTCTTTACAGACCTATCTGGACTAACTCTGCAATCAGGAGTAGGCGTAGGACCAGGTGGTAGATTAGTCAAAGATGAATATTCAGTTGGTGGTGGAGGAAGTGCAGCAGCTGGAGCAGTAGGATCCGCAATGGATGTTGATGGAGAAATGAACCAAACTATTCAACATCATCCACCTGCTCAACCCACTTCGTCTAATAGCACTCAGCCATCTCAACAGACTTTTATACCAGGTCTAGCACCGCCTAATCCAA CTAGTGGTGAGGGTATGTTTGGCAGTAATGGGGGAGGGAATAATGGTGGTAATCCACACAATAAATTGGATGACAATAATTGCCCCAGACAAACCTGGATTCCTACACCTCATCATCCTACAACACGTAACATTCATCATC GTAGCCAACAGCAGTCATTGAGTACATCTAGTGGAGGCAGTGGGGCACAGATACTGAGCCCTTCACAAGGACAATCCACTGAAACATTTTATGGAACAAATACACCTCCTCAAGATCTTAATCAACCACCTACTGTTGATGCATTAGCAGCATCTTTAG GTGAAGGTCAAAATTCTCCTGTATCACCTGTACACCTTCATCATCCAAGTGGATTTCCAGTAGGTACAGCTGCTTATAATTCAGGAGCACCACAGTGGACTGGACCTAATACTCTTACATATACTCAAAGTATGCAGCCTCCAGATCATAGACATCTTCATCCTACCTCCTATT GGGGTGGCCATGGAGGTGAAGTAGGTGGAAACATTGGTGGTTTATTATCTACACAGCCAGCACCAGAATATTGGTGTTCAGTTGGTTACTTTGAATTAGATACTCAAGTAGGCGAAACGTTTAAAGTAAGCAGCAGTTGCCCTACCGTAACAGTCGATGGTTATGTCGATCCAAGCGGCGGTAATAGATTTTGCTTAGGAGCTTTGAGTAATGTACACAGAACAGAACAAAGCGAAAAAGCTCGTCTTCATATAG GAAAAGGAGTTGTGTTAGATTTAAGGGGCGAAGGAGACGTTTGGTTAAGATGCCTAAGTGAACATAGTGTTTTTGTACAGTCTTATTATTTAGACAGGGAAGCAGGTCGTGCACCCGGTGACGCTGTGCATAAAATTTATCCCTCTGCATATATTAAAGTCTTTGATTTACGGCAATGTCATAAGCAAATGAGAGGACAAGCCGCTACTGCACAAGCCGCAGCTGCGGCACAAGCCGCAGCTGTAGCGGGACACTTAACGCACGGTGCACCAATTACGAAAA GTCTTAGTGCAGCAGCAGGAATAGGTGTAGATGATCTTCGACGACTTTGCATTTTGCGTTTAAGTTTTGTAAAGGGTTGGGGTCCTGATTATCCACGACAAAGTATAAAAGAAACTCCATGCTGGATAGAG GTGCACTTACATCGAGCCCTTCAATTGCTGGATGAAGTCTTGCATACTATGCCAATAGATGGTCCACGGGgaattgaataa